The Streptomyces bacillaris sequence ACGGCTTCTGCCCCGTCCCCGGGGCTTCCCCCGTCGCTGGGGGCTCCCCCGTCCCTGGGGGCTCCGGTGACTATCCACCGCCCTGTGACCCCGGTCACCCTTGCGTTCATATCGTTCACGGGCGCTTTCGAGCCACTGGGGAGCAGAGGTTCCGGCGAGGCAGACTGTGGGGCATGCGCCTCCCCCGTACCCGCCCGCGCAGCCTGGCCGGGCAGCTCTTCGCCATGCAGGTCGTGCTGATCGCCGCCGTGGTGGCCGGGTGCGCGGTCTTCGCGTACGTCTCCGGCTCCTCGCAGGCCGAGCAGACGGCGGCCCGGCAGGTGCGGGCAGCGGCGCTGGCGGTGGCCGATTCCCCCTCCGTACGGGAGGCCATCCGCACCCCGGACCCCTCCGCCGTGCTCCAGCCGTACGCGGAGCAGGTGCGCCGGGACACCGGGATCGCGTTCATCACGATCATGGACACCGACCGGAAGCGGTGGACGCACCCGGACACCGCGCAGATCGGGGAGACCTTCCTCGGCCACACCGAGGAGGCGCTCGCCGGGGCGACCTTCACCGAGACCTACACCGGCACGCTCGGCCCCTCGATACGGGTGGTCACCCCGGTCCGCGACGGCGAGGAGATCATCGGCCTGGTCAGCGCGGGCATCACCGTGGACCGGGTCTCCTCGCAGGTGCGCGAACAGCTCGGCGCCCTCGCGCTGGCGGCGGGCGGGGCACTGGCGCTCGGCGGGATCGGCACGTACGTGATCAACGCCCGGCTGCGGCGCCACACCCACGGGATGAACGCGGCCGAGCTGAGCCGGCTGCACGACTACCACCAGGCCACCCTGCACGCGGTGCGTGAGGGGCTGCTGATGCTGGACGGACAGCGCCGGATCGCGCTCATCAACGACGCGGGGCGGGAGCTGCTGGGGCTCGACCCGGAGACGGAGGCGGTCGGCCGGACCGTGGCGGAGCTGAATCTGCCCGCGCCGCTGACCGGGGCGCTGCTGGCGTCGGAGGCGCGCGTCGACGAGCTGCACCTGACGGCGGAGCGGGTGGTCGTGGTCAACACCCGTCCGGTGGTGGGCGGGGAGCGCCGGGGCACGGTGGTGACCCTGCGGGACCACACGGAGCTCCAGGCGCTCACCGGTGAGCTGGACTCCGAGCGCGGTTTCACCCAGGCGCTGCGCTCGCAGGCCCACGAGGCGGCGAACCGGCTGCACACGGTGGTGTCGCTGATCGAGCTGGGGCGGGTGGAGGAGGCGGTGGAGTTCGCGACGGCCGAACTGGAGCTGGCCCAGGTGCTGACCGACCGGGTGGTGGGCGCGGTGGAGGAACCGGTGCTCGCCGCGCTGCTGCTGGGCAAGGCGGCCCAGGCCAATGAGCGGGGCGTCGAGTTGGAGCTGGCCGAGGACAGCCTGATCGACGACGGGGCGCTGCCGCCGTCGCTGGCCCAGCGGGATCTGGTGACGATCCTCGGCAATCTCATCGACAACGCGGTGGAGGCGGCCTCGGAGGGGTCGGAGGACGTGGAAGGCGTCCCCGGAACCCCGGAGGCCGCCGTGCCGGTGCAGCGTACGGCTCCGCAGGGGGCAGCCGGGCGGGCCCGGGTCACCGTGACCGCGCTCGCCGACGACCGGGAGCTGCTGCTGCGGGTCTCGGACACCGGGGCGGGCATCGGCCCCGAGGAGGCGGACGAGGTGTTCCGGCGCGGCTGGTCGACGCACGGGGCGGGGCGCGGGCTGGGCCTGGCGCTGGTGCGGCAGGCGGCCCACCGCAACGGCGGGTCGGTGGAGCTGGAGCGGGCGCCGGAGGGCGGGGCGCGGTTCACCGTACGGCTGCCGCTCGGGGACCGTACGGCTCCGGTGCGGACGAAGGAGGTCACGGCATGATCCGGGTGCTGGTGGTCGAGGACGATCCGGTGGCCGCCGACGCGCATCAGCTGTACGTGGAGCGGGTGGCCGGTTTCACCGTGGCCGCCGTGGCCCACACCCGTGCGGAGGCCGTACGGGTGCTGGAGCGCACCCCGGTCGATCTGCTCCTGCTGGACCTGTATCTGCCCGACGGGCACGGGCTCGGGCTGCTCCGGTCGCTGCGGGCCGCCGGGCACGGGGCGGACGTGATCGCGGTGACCTCGGCGCGGGACCTCGCGGTGGTGCGGGAGGGGGTGTCGCTGGGGGTCGTGCAGTACGTGCTGAAGCCGTTCACGTACCCCACGCTGCGGGACCGGCTGGTGCGGTACGCGGAGTTCCGGGGCGCCGCCGGGGAGGCGAGCGGGCAGGAGGAGGTGGACCGGGCGCTGGGCGCGCTGCGGGTCGCCGAGCCGGCCGCCCTGCCGAAGGGGCTCAGCGGGCCGACCCTGGAGGCGGTGACCCGGGTGCTGCGGGAGTCGGCGGAGGGGGTGACGGCGGCGGCCGCCGGGGAGCGGCTCGGGATCTCGCGGATCACCGCGCGCCGTTATCTGGAGCATCTGGTGACCGTGGGGAGCGCGGCGCGCCGTCCGCATTATGGGCAGGTCGGCCGACCGGAACTCCATTACCGCTGGCTGTCCGGCGGCCGCTGATTCCGCAGCCGCCACCCACACGGCAAGCGCTTGCCGTGTGGGCGCACGGTGGTGCTGGGGCGGAGCTACCCGGAGTAAGGAAAGCGCTGGTGGGGCGCTTGTTTGCGTACCGCCCGCCCGGTTCGCGCTAGGAGGTTCGTACGAAGCGTGTTCCGGGCGGGACAGACCGTAGCCAGGGCGTCGGCGGACTTCTACGGTGGGCCCGTGCACCCCACCCCGCCCTTCAACGCCCCCGCCGCGCGCCGACTCCGTGAGGCACTGGGGATGGCTCCCGGACATGTCGCCTACGGTCTCGCCGCGCAGTACGGACTCCGCATACCCGCCGAGACCGTCGTCGCCTGGGAGCGCGGCCTCGCGACCCCCGGCGAACGCGAACTGACCGCCCTGGCCGGCGTCCTCTGGTGTGCCCCGGGCGAACTGCTGGCCGCCGCCTCCACCCTGCGCGAGCACCGGTTGAGCCGGGAGCTGTCGGTGGACGACCTGGCGCGGCAGCTCGGGATGACCGGGGCCTCGTACCTGCGCATGGAGGAGACCGGGCGCTGGAAGGGCAACGAGCGCCAGTCCGCCGCGCTCTGCCGGGCGCTCGGCCTGTCACCGGCCCAGTTCCTCACGGCGACGGGCCGCGACGAGGAGCTGGCCGAGCTGCTGACGAGTGCGGTGACCACCCGCTGGCAGGCGTACGTCCGCCCGGTGGCGAAGATCGTCCCGCTGGAGCGGGCCCGGATCCAGGAGGTCCTGGAGCAGCTGCACGCCGACTACCAGGCCCTGATGGTCTCCACCCTGAGCTGGAGCAGCACGGGCCAGGAACGGTCCGGGTCGACGGGCGACGCGGGACGGGCGTTCCTGGCCCGGGTGGTGGACCAGTTCTGGCGGACGGCCGGGGTGTGAGTTCTCGTACGGAACAGGCCTTGGGCGGCTAGAAGACCGACTCCGCCTCGTCCATCCGGGCCACCGGCACGCGCTTGAGCTGGGTGACCGCGTCCGCGAGCGGGACCATGGCGATGTCGGTGCCGCGCAGGGCGGTCATCCGGCCGAAGTCGCCGCGGTGGACGGCCTCCACGGCGTGCCAGCCGAAGCGGGTGGCGAGGACCCGGTCGTACGCGGTGGGGGTGCCGCCGCGCTGGACATGGCCGAGGATGACCGGCCGGGCCTCCTTGCCGAGCCGGGTCTCCAGCTCGACGGCGAGGCGGTTGCCGATGCCCTGGAAGCGCTCGTGGCCGTACTGGTCGATGGCGCCCTTGGCGTACGGCATGGAGCCCTCGGCCGGGTGCGCGCCCTCGGCCACACAGATGACGGCGAACTTCTTGCCCCGGGCGAACCGTTCCTCGACCATCTTGACCAGGTCGTCGACCTCGAAGGGGCGCTCGGGCAGGCAGATGCCGTGGGCGCCGCCGGCCATCCCGGACTCCAGCGCGATCCAGCCCGCGTGGCGGCCCATGACCTCGACGACCATCACCCGCTGGTGGGACTCGGCGGTCGTCTTGAGGCGGTCTATGGCCTCGGTCGCGACGCCCACGGCGGTGTCGAAGCCGAAGGTCCGGTCGGTGGCGGAGATGTCGTTGTCGATGGTCTTCGGGACGCCGACGACCGGCATGCCCGCGTCGGAGAGCATCCGGGCCGCCGTCAGCGTGCCCTCGCCGCCGATCGGGATGAGCGCGTCGATGCCGTAACGGCGGGACAGCTCCTCGCAGTTCTCGGCGGCCTCGCGCAGCCGGTCGCGCTCCAGGCGGGCCGAGCCGAGGATGGTGCCGCCGCGGGCCAGGATGCCGCTGACCGCGTTGAGGTCGAGGGGGCGGAAGTGGCCGTCGAGCAGCCCCTTGAAGCCGTCCTCGAAGCCGATGACCTCGTCGCCGTGGCCCACGACGGCGCGGTGGACGACCGACCGGATCACTGCGTTCAGGCCGGGGCAGTCGCCGCCCGCGGTGAGAATTCCGATGCGCATCGAGGTGTGTCTCCTGCTCGCTAGTCGCGCTTTTCCGGGAGGCCGACCGGGGCGGCCTCCGTGCCCTGAACCAATTCGATTGTTTCACGCCCGGCACGCGCCCCGCGCTTTCGGCCGGGCGGGGCGGACACGTCGGGAGCGGGTAGGAGGGATCCCGGAGGCGGAAACTCCGGCGGGCGACATAGCGGCCCGCGCAGGTATCGTCAAGAGTCAATGCAGGCCAATGCCGCATCCCTCGGGGCGCCGGGGACAGCGCGGGGAGACCCCCCGCCTCCCGGACCTCGGGTGCGGCAGCGCACAACGACGGGAGAGCACGCGTGGCGCGGAGCGTGTACGTGACCGGGATCGACCGGGGGGACGGCCGGCAGGTCGTCGAGCTGGGAGTCATGGAGCTTCTGACGCGTCAGGTGGACCGGGTCGGGGTCTTCCGCCCGCTGGTCCACGACGGTCCCGACCGGCTCTACGAATTGCTGCGGGCGCGCTACCGGCTCTCCCAGAGCCCCGCGACGGTCTACGGCCTGGACTACCACGAGGCCTCCACCGTGCAGGCCGAGAAGGGCACCGACGAGCTGGTCTCGCTGCTGGTCGACCGGTTCCACCAGGTGGCCCGGGAGTACGAGGTGGTGCTCGTCCTCGGCAGCGACTTCGCCGCCACCCAGCTCCCGGACGAGCTGGCGCTCAACGCCCGTCTGGCCAACGAGTTCGGCGCCTCGGTGATCGCGGTCGTCGGGGGCAAGGGCCAGACGGCGGAGTCCGTGCGCGCCGAGACCCGCAACGCCTACCGCGCCTACGCGGGCCTGGGCTGCGACGTGCTGGCGATGGTGGTGAACCGGGTCGCCCCGGAGGACCGGGCGGCGATAGCCGAGCGGCTGGCGGCCCGGCTGCCGGTGCCCGTCTCCGTGCTGCCGGACGACCCGGCGCTCTCCGCCCCGACGGTCGCCCAGGTCACCGCCGCGCTGAACGGCACGGTGCTGCTCGGGGACGACTCGGGGCTGGCGCGCGACGCGCTGGACTTCGTCTTCGGCGGGGCGATGCTGCCGAACCTGCTGAACGCGCTGACGCCCGGCTGCATGGTGGTGACGCCCGGGGACCGGGCCGACCTGGTGGTGGGGTCGCTGGCCGCGCACAGCGCCGGGACGCCGCCCATCGCGGGCGTCCTGCTGACCCTGAACGAGCGCCCCGGCGAGGAGATACTCACGCTGGCCGCCCGGCTCGCACCGGGGACCCCGGTCGTCTCGGTGGCCGGCGGCTCCTTCCCCACCGCGGCCGAACTCTTCACCCTGGAAGGGAAGTTGAACGCGGCGACGCCCCGTAAGGCCGAGACCGCGCTCGGCCTCTTCGAGCGCCACGTGGACACCGGCGCCCTCCTGGAGCGGATCTCGGTGGCCCGCAGCGGACGGGTCACGCCGATGATGTTCGAGCACGAGCTGCTGGAGCAGGCCCGCTCCGACCGCAAGCGCGTGGTGCTGCCCGAGGGCACCGAGGAGCGGGTGCTGCGCGCGGCCGACGTGCTGCTGCGCCGGGACGTCTGCGACCTCACCCTGCTCGGCGATGTGGACACGATCCGCAAGAAGGCCGCCGACCTCGGCATCGACCTCGCCGAGACCCAGATCATCGACCCGCAGACCTCCGAGCTGCGCCAGGTGTTCGCGGAGCGGTATGCACAGCTCCGCGCGCACCGCGGAGTGACGGTGGAACTCGCGTACGACGTGGTGGCGGACGTCAACTACTTCGGCACGCTGATGGTGCAGGAGGGGCTGGCCGACGGGATGGTCTCCGGCTCGGTCCACTCCACCGCAGCCACCATCCGCCCGGCCTTCGAGATCATCAAGACGAAGCCGGACGCTTCGATCGTCTCGTCGGTCTTCTTCATG is a genomic window containing:
- a CDS encoding sensor histidine kinase → MRLPRTRPRSLAGQLFAMQVVLIAAVVAGCAVFAYVSGSSQAEQTAARQVRAAALAVADSPSVREAIRTPDPSAVLQPYAEQVRRDTGIAFITIMDTDRKRWTHPDTAQIGETFLGHTEEALAGATFTETYTGTLGPSIRVVTPVRDGEEIIGLVSAGITVDRVSSQVREQLGALALAAGGALALGGIGTYVINARLRRHTHGMNAAELSRLHDYHQATLHAVREGLLMLDGQRRIALINDAGRELLGLDPETEAVGRTVAELNLPAPLTGALLASEARVDELHLTAERVVVVNTRPVVGGERRGTVVTLRDHTELQALTGELDSERGFTQALRSQAHEAANRLHTVVSLIELGRVEEAVEFATAELELAQVLTDRVVGAVEEPVLAALLLGKAAQANERGVELELAEDSLIDDGALPPSLAQRDLVTILGNLIDNAVEAASEGSEDVEGVPGTPEAAVPVQRTAPQGAAGRARVTVTALADDRELLLRVSDTGAGIGPEEADEVFRRGWSTHGAGRGLGLALVRQAAHRNGGSVELERAPEGGARFTVRLPLGDRTAPVRTKEVTA
- a CDS encoding response regulator is translated as MIRVLVVEDDPVAADAHQLYVERVAGFTVAAVAHTRAEAVRVLERTPVDLLLLDLYLPDGHGLGLLRSLRAAGHGADVIAVTSARDLAVVREGVSLGVVQYVLKPFTYPTLRDRLVRYAEFRGAAGEASGQEEVDRALGALRVAEPAALPKGLSGPTLEAVTRVLRESAEGVTAAAAGERLGISRITARRYLEHLVTVGSAARRPHYGQVGRPELHYRWLSGGR
- a CDS encoding helix-turn-helix domain-containing protein; translation: MAPGHVAYGLAAQYGLRIPAETVVAWERGLATPGERELTALAGVLWCAPGELLAAASTLREHRLSRELSVDDLARQLGMTGASYLRMEETGRWKGNERQSAALCRALGLSPAQFLTATGRDEELAELLTSAVTTRWQAYVRPVAKIVPLERARIQEVLEQLHADYQALMVSTLSWSSTGQERSGSTGDAGRAFLARVVDQFWRTAGV
- a CDS encoding ATP-dependent 6-phosphofructokinase translates to MRIGILTAGGDCPGLNAVIRSVVHRAVVGHGDEVIGFEDGFKGLLDGHFRPLDLNAVSGILARGGTILGSARLERDRLREAAENCEELSRRYGIDALIPIGGEGTLTAARMLSDAGMPVVGVPKTIDNDISATDRTFGFDTAVGVATEAIDRLKTTAESHQRVMVVEVMGRHAGWIALESGMAGGAHGICLPERPFEVDDLVKMVEERFARGKKFAVICVAEGAHPAEGSMPYAKGAIDQYGHERFQGIGNRLAVELETRLGKEARPVILGHVQRGGTPTAYDRVLATRFGWHAVEAVHRGDFGRMTALRGTDIAMVPLADAVTQLKRVPVARMDEAESVF
- the pta gene encoding phosphate acetyltransferase, whose protein sequence is MARSVYVTGIDRGDGRQVVELGVMELLTRQVDRVGVFRPLVHDGPDRLYELLRARYRLSQSPATVYGLDYHEASTVQAEKGTDELVSLLVDRFHQVAREYEVVLVLGSDFAATQLPDELALNARLANEFGASVIAVVGGKGQTAESVRAETRNAYRAYAGLGCDVLAMVVNRVAPEDRAAIAERLAARLPVPVSVLPDDPALSAPTVAQVTAALNGTVLLGDDSGLARDALDFVFGGAMLPNLLNALTPGCMVVTPGDRADLVVGSLAAHSAGTPPIAGVLLTLNERPGEEILTLAARLAPGTPVVSVAGGSFPTAAELFTLEGKLNAATPRKAETALGLFERHVDTGALLERISVARSGRVTPMMFEHELLEQARSDRKRVVLPEGTEERVLRAADVLLRRDVCDLTLLGDVDTIRKKAADLGIDLAETQIIDPQTSELRQVFAERYAQLRAHRGVTVELAYDVVADVNYFGTLMVQEGLADGMVSGSVHSTAATIRPAFEIIKTKPDASIVSSVFFMCLADKVLVYGDCAVNPDPNAEQLADIAVQSAVTAARFGVEPRIAMLSYSTGTSGSGADVDKVREATERVRASRPELRVEGPIQYDAAVEPTVAATKLPDSEVAGQATVLIFPDLNTGNNTYKAVQRSAGAVAVGPVLQGLRKPVNDLSRGALVQDIVNTVAITAIQAQGEERPA